A stretch of the Trueperaceae bacterium genome encodes the following:
- a CDS encoding uracil-DNA glycosylase — protein sequence MSFEPLPPALAQCRSCARLVEHREQVAREKRRSYRDQEYWGRPVPGFGDPSARIVLLGLAPGAHGSNRTGRMFTGDASGDFLYPALHRAGLANRPTAVSSQDGLALSDVWITSAARCVPPGNKPLREELVNCRRWLAHDLAGLRNARLVVALGSIGHDSYLEYLKGNGARLVKRDYPFGHGRLHRLEEVGGLPLLDSFHPSFQNTNTGRLTAQMFDELLAQARRLVEAEPG from the coding sequence ATGAGCTTCGAACCCCTCCCGCCCGCCCTGGCCCAATGCCGCTCCTGCGCACGACTGGTCGAGCACCGCGAGCAGGTCGCCCGCGAGAAACGACGCTCCTACCGCGACCAGGAGTATTGGGGGCGACCCGTCCCCGGCTTCGGCGACCCCTCAGCGCGGATCGTGCTGCTGGGCCTCGCTCCCGGCGCTCACGGCTCGAACCGGACGGGGAGGATGTTCACCGGAGACGCCTCGGGCGACTTCCTCTACCCGGCCCTCCACCGTGCCGGCTTGGCCAACAGGCCAACAGCCGTCTCGTCCCAGGATGGACTCGCCCTCTCGGACGTCTGGATCACCTCGGCCGCCCGCTGCGTACCGCCGGGCAACAAGCCGCTGCGGGAGGAGCTCGTCAACTGCCGCCGCTGGCTCGCGCACGACCTCGCGGGACTCCGTAACGCCCGCCTCGTGGTCGCGCTGGGCAGCATCGGTCACGACAGTTACCTGGAGTACCTCAAGGGGAACGGCGCGCGGTTGGTCAAGCGCGACTACCCGTTCGGCCACGGCCGCCTGCACCGGCTCGAGGAGGTCGGCGGCCTGCCGCTCCTCGACAGCTTCCACCCGAGCTTCCAGAACACCAACACCGGCCGGCTCACCGCACAGATGTTCGACGAGCTACTTGCGCAAGCGCGACGGTTGGTGGAGGCGGAGCCGGGATGA
- a CDS encoding chloride channel protein, translating to MLYPTGNHTHTPISQSGDSANFRLIYISILAAVVGIAAGFVAYLLLQLIALITNLVFFQEFSFVLSPITLEEVGAWVILIPALGGLAIGLMARYGTPKIAGHGIPEAMEAVLTNRSRIDPKVAVYKPVATAIAIGTGGPFGAEGPIIQTGGALGSLIGQVIRTTPVERKVLLACGAAAGMAATFSTPIAGVILAIELLLFEFKSRSFIPLVIASTLATSVHFVLLGRGPLFVMAPTEFGVPGALPWYLLLGLLCGGAAIAFTRLLYLVEDAFERLPVNRILLPAIGGLGLGLIGLLDPRVLGVGYETITAILNDQLVLAGLLGIMVLKSLALLVSLGSGTSGGLLAPMFMASAAMGALFAHLGNALVPTADLSPGAFALAAMGAVFGAASRAAFTFILFAFEITRDYNAILPLMVVGVIADLIAVRFLGTTIMTEKLKRRGLKVQGDYEADVLQRLTVAQVMDPDPATIPADMPMEEFVRRLRENDPVLIRHHGLPILDERGDLVGMITRSDLLRSAERPEPHETVLDAGNEDLIVAYPDESLHEASVKMLHYDVGRLPVVERGNPRKLVGYLGRSGLLVARRRLLEEEASAEAGWLSRSRRQQ from the coding sequence ATGCTCTACCCGACCGGCAACCACACCCACACACCGATCTCCCAGTCGGGGGACAGCGCCAACTTCCGACTCATCTACATCTCCATCCTAGCCGCCGTCGTGGGCATCGCCGCCGGTTTCGTCGCCTACCTGCTCCTGCAGCTGATCGCGTTGATAACCAACCTGGTCTTCTTCCAGGAGTTCTCGTTCGTTCTGAGCCCGATAACCCTCGAGGAGGTGGGCGCCTGGGTGATCCTCATCCCGGCGCTCGGTGGTCTGGCCATAGGCCTCATGGCCCGCTACGGCACCCCGAAGATCGCCGGCCACGGCATCCCGGAGGCGATGGAGGCCGTCCTCACCAACCGTAGCCGTATAGATCCGAAGGTCGCCGTCTACAAGCCTGTCGCTACAGCGATCGCGATCGGCACCGGTGGACCGTTCGGGGCCGAGGGGCCGATCATCCAGACCGGCGGCGCCCTCGGTTCTCTCATCGGTCAGGTCATCAGGACCACGCCGGTCGAACGCAAGGTGCTGCTCGCCTGCGGCGCCGCGGCCGGCATGGCTGCTACCTTCAGCACCCCGATCGCAGGAGTGATCCTGGCGATCGAACTGCTGCTCTTCGAGTTCAAGTCGCGCTCGTTCATCCCCCTGGTCATCGCCTCGACGTTGGCCACCAGCGTTCACTTCGTGCTGCTGGGCCGGGGACCGTTGTTCGTCATGGCGCCAACCGAGTTCGGGGTGCCCGGCGCCCTGCCCTGGTACCTGTTGCTGGGCCTCCTCTGCGGCGGCGCCGCCATCGCTTTCACCAGACTCCTCTACCTGGTAGAGGACGCCTTCGAAAGGCTGCCCGTCAACCGCATCCTGCTGCCGGCCATCGGCGGCCTCGGGCTCGGTCTCATCGGCCTGCTCGACCCGCGGGTACTGGGCGTGGGGTACGAGACCATCACCGCGATCCTCAACGATCAACTGGTGCTTGCTGGCCTGCTCGGGATAATGGTCCTCAAGTCGCTGGCGCTCCTGGTGTCGCTCGGTTCCGGTACCTCCGGCGGCCTGCTGGCGCCCATGTTCATGGCCAGCGCCGCGATGGGCGCCCTTTTCGCCCACCTCGGCAACGCCCTCGTACCGACCGCCGACCTCTCGCCTGGCGCCTTCGCGCTCGCAGCCATGGGCGCCGTCTTCGGCGCCGCCTCTCGGGCCGCCTTCACCTTCATCCTCTTCGCGTTCGAGATCACCCGTGACTACAACGCGATCCTGCCGCTGATGGTGGTTGGCGTCATCGCCGACCTGATAGCCGTGCGTTTCTTGGGCACCACGATCATGACCGAGAAGCTCAAGCGCCGCGGCCTCAAGGTGCAGGGCGACTACGAGGCCGACGTGCTCCAGCGCCTCACCGTCGCCCAGGTGATGGACCCCGATCCCGCGACCATCCCGGCCGACATGCCGATGGAGGAGTTCGTGAGGCGCCTCCGCGAGAACGATCCGGTGCTCATACGCCACCACGGTCTGCCCATCCTTGACGAGCGGGGCGACCTCGTAGGGATGATCACCCGCAGCGACCTGCTCCGTTCGGCGGAACGACCCGAGCCGCACGAGACCGTACTCGATGCCGGGAACGAAGACCTCATCGTCGCCTACCCTGACGAGAGCCTGCACGAGGCGAGCGTGAAGATGCTGCACTACGACGTCGGCCGCCTGCCGGTGGTGGAGCGGGGCAACCCCCGCAAGCTGGTCGGCTACCTGGGCCGAAGCGGCCTGCTCGTGGCCCGCCGGCGGCTCCTGGAGGAGGAAGCCTCGGCCGAGGCCGGATGGCTGAGCCGATCCAGGAGACAGCAGTAG
- a CDS encoding DUF378 domain-containing protein — translation MKTLYSISLALIIIGAINWGLVGLFQFDLVAAIFGGQDSAGARIIYTLVGIAGLICLGLFGRLGDEERVTTT, via the coding sequence ATGAAGACGCTCTACTCGATCTCGCTCGCCCTGATAATCATCGGGGCCATCAACTGGGGGCTCGTCGGCCTCTTCCAATTCGATCTGGTCGCCGCGATCTTCGGAGGCCAGGACTCGGCGGGCGCCCGCATCATCTACACCCTGGTGGGGATAGCTGGACTCATCTGCCTGGGCCTATTCGGCAGGCTGGGTGACGAGGAGAGGGTTACCACTACCTAG
- the fumC gene encoding class II fumarate hydratase, with translation MAGSSQVDEATDRQYRIEKDTLGEVKVAADRYWGAQTQRSLENFRIGGQRMPIEVIRAFAVLKKAAAAVNADLTDFPREKAELIGRVCDEILAGELDEHFPLVVWQTGSGTQSNMNVNEVIANRAIEISGGQLGSKTPVHPNDDVNKSQSSNDTFPTAMHIAGYEALVEHVLPSARALHEVLERKAQEFAAVVKIGRTHLMDATPLTLGQEFSGYAAQVGNSIEAIENALPHLAELALGGTAVGTGLNTPKGFAERVAAKIAEYTGHPFVTAPNKFEALSAHDAVVEASGALKRLAVALFAIGNNIRLLGSGPRCGIGELRLPENEPGSSIMPGKVNPTQAEALTMVCAQVIGNDTAVSVAGTHGHLQLNVFKPVMIQNLLHSARLLSDAMTSFREKCVVGIEANEGRIRSHLDNSLMLVTALNTHIGYYKAAEIAQSAHRNGTTLRQAAIDLGYLTGEEFDRLVVPEDMVG, from the coding sequence ATGGCAGGTTCGAGCCAAGTCGACGAGGCCACAGACCGGCAGTACAGGATCGAGAAGGACACCCTGGGTGAGGTGAAGGTCGCGGCGGACCGCTATTGGGGGGCACAAACCCAGCGGTCGCTCGAGAACTTCCGGATCGGCGGGCAGAGGATGCCGATCGAGGTCATCAGAGCCTTCGCCGTCCTCAAGAAGGCTGCGGCGGCCGTAAACGCTGACCTGACCGACTTCCCGCGTGAGAAGGCGGAGCTGATCGGCCGGGTTTGCGACGAGATCCTCGCCGGAGAGCTCGATGAGCACTTCCCGCTGGTCGTTTGGCAGACCGGCTCGGGCACCCAGTCGAACATGAACGTCAACGAGGTGATCGCCAATCGGGCCATAGAGATCTCCGGCGGCCAGCTGGGCTCGAAGACGCCGGTCCACCCGAACGACGACGTCAACAAGTCGCAATCGTCGAACGACACCTTCCCCACGGCGATGCACATCGCCGGATACGAGGCGCTGGTCGAACATGTCCTCCCCAGCGCCCGTGCCCTGCACGAGGTACTCGAGCGCAAGGCGCAGGAGTTCGCGGCTGTCGTGAAGATCGGCCGCACGCATCTGATGGACGCCACCCCGCTCACCCTGGGGCAGGAGTTCTCCGGCTACGCCGCGCAGGTAGGCAACAGTATCGAGGCCATCGAGAACGCCCTGCCGCACCTGGCCGAGCTCGCCCTGGGCGGCACGGCAGTGGGCACCGGGCTCAATACTCCGAAGGGCTTCGCCGAACGGGTGGCCGCGAAGATCGCCGAGTACACCGGCCATCCGTTCGTCACCGCGCCCAACAAGTTCGAAGCGCTTTCGGCCCACGACGCGGTGGTGGAGGCGTCGGGCGCCCTCAAGAGGCTCGCTGTCGCGCTCTTCGCCATCGGCAACAACATCCGTCTGCTCGGATCGGGTCCCCGCTGCGGCATCGGCGAGTTGCGCCTGCCCGAGAACGAGCCGGGCTCGTCGATAATGCCGGGCAAGGTGAACCCGACTCAGGCCGAAGCCTTGACTATGGTCTGCGCTCAGGTCATCGGCAACGACACGGCCGTGTCGGTGGCGGGAACGCATGGTCACCTGCAACTGAACGTCTTCAAGCCGGTGATGATCCAGAACCTGCTCCACTCCGCGCGGCTGCTCTCCGACGCGATGACCTCGTTCCGCGAGAAGTGCGTCGTAGGCATCGAAGCCAACGAGGGGCGGATACGGTCGCACCTCGACAACTCTCTGATGCTGGTGACGGCCCTGAACACCCACATCGGCTACTACAAGGCGGCTGAGATCGCCCAGAGTGCCCACCGCAACGGAACGACCTTGCGGCAGGCCGCGATCGACCTCGGTTACCTGACAGGTGAGGAGTTCGATCGCCTGGTGGTGCCCGAAGATATGGTTGGCTGA
- a CDS encoding PEGA domain-containing protein, translated as MKRLFALLLLTLVWAAPAWAQSQDGVVFSPQSIVINPRPGFDVDVFLDKGGGEGIPTYRVGEEISIGVRVSEDAYVYLFDVRPNGEITQLLPNRFDRAGQDNYLQAGETRYFPARNARYVFNAAPPRGLDKVIAVASRTQLDTRQLATFQEEGGFATSNLGEEGFARNLSIVVRPIEQQNWVTDTALLYVGDRPEQAAFGTLSVRSSPSDAAVYVDGQFVGYTPVSYGTRPGRHDVRVERQGYETFSQSVNLRPGSTTTVDATLQPVRRTGQVSFDSNPRRAEVYVDGRYVGTTPTGTIELEAGSYEARFSLPGYQDTFVRFDVRAGGSQTVSTQLVGLHGSLEIVANVGGAQVFLDGRYVGNIANGSGLLTIPDLLPGSYQLTVVAPGYRTYVSDVNIRAGESSFVRVRQEQQ; from the coding sequence ATGAAAAGGCTATTCGCTCTTCTGCTCCTGACACTGGTTTGGGCCGCTCCCGCCTGGGCTCAATCCCAGGATGGAGTCGTCTTCAGCCCGCAATCGATCGTCATCAATCCCCGCCCCGGCTTCGACGTCGACGTCTTCCTCGACAAGGGTGGCGGCGAAGGCATCCCTACCTACCGAGTGGGCGAGGAGATCAGCATCGGTGTCCGGGTGAGCGAGGACGCCTACGTCTACCTCTTCGACGTCAGGCCGAACGGAGAGATCACCCAGCTTCTCCCCAACCGGTTCGACCGAGCGGGACAGGACAACTACCTGCAGGCGGGCGAAACCCGCTACTTCCCGGCGCGCAACGCTCGCTACGTCTTCAACGCGGCTCCGCCTCGCGGGCTCGACAAGGTGATCGCGGTAGCTTCGCGGACCCAGCTCGACACCAGGCAGCTGGCGACCTTCCAGGAGGAGGGAGGCTTCGCTACCTCGAACCTGGGCGAGGAGGGATTCGCCCGTAACCTCTCCATCGTGGTGCGTCCCATCGAACAGCAGAACTGGGTGACCGACACCGCCCTGCTCTACGTCGGGGACCGTCCGGAGCAAGCAGCCTTCGGCACCCTCTCCGTTCGCTCCAGCCCATCCGACGCGGCTGTATACGTCGACGGCCAGTTCGTCGGATACACCCCGGTCAGCTACGGCACCCGCCCCGGGCGTCACGACGTGCGCGTCGAACGCCAGGGTTACGAGACCTTCTCTCAATCGGTCAACCTGCGTCCGGGCAGTACCACTACGGTCGACGCCACCCTGCAGCCGGTGCGGCGCACCGGCCAGGTCAGCTTCGACAGCAACCCGCGCCGGGCCGAGGTCTACGTCGACGGACGCTATGTAGGGACCACCCCCACCGGCACCATCGAGCTCGAAGCCGGGAGCTACGAGGCGCGCTTCAGCCTCCCCGGCTACCAGGACACGTTCGTCCGCTTCGATGTACGCGCGGGCGGCAGCCAGACGGTGAGCACCCAACTCGTCGGCCTGCACGGTTCCTTGGAGATCGTCGCCAACGTGGGCGGCGCCCAGGTCTTCCTCGATGGGCGCTACGTGGGCAACATCGCCAACGGCAGCGGGCTCCTGACTATCCCCGACCTCCTCCCAGGGTCGTATCAGCTCACGGTAGTCGCGCCCGGCTACCGCACCTATGTCAGCGACGTGAACATCCGTGCGGGCGAAAGCAGCTTCGTGCGGGTGAGGCAAGAGCAGCAATAA
- a CDS encoding alpha/beta hydrolase-fold protein: MQAEINIPNWATHVVSDNTDMDRSPHPVDSSRVKSFRIRLPDDVYFEYAFIDGEGRMRADPGNDLRAANPWYPEVSAIVGPEYRSSEYADLPEEIASGRLDRHRLESVRLGGVRRMTVYTPHGHEDAGMPLVIVHDGTAFLRLAGLPRVLEALLAQGKARPGRLAFVEPADRSAEYGFNEEYRAFTLEELLPFLEARYPMRGEPLLMGASLGGLVSATMALLHPERFSGLATFSGAFLGTPGDRDFYGSDESWVLGQLKGRKSLPLRWYSEVGTIEWLTDVNREVHRELAGKAADHEYRERHAGHNWTNWRNGLGNALEFLLRP, from the coding sequence GTGCAGGCCGAGATAAACATCCCCAACTGGGCGACCCACGTCGTTTCGGACAACACGGACATGGATCGCTCCCCGCACCCGGTCGACTCCAGCAGGGTGAAGAGCTTCCGTATCCGGCTACCCGATGACGTCTACTTCGAGTACGCCTTCATCGACGGTGAAGGACGGATGCGGGCCGACCCCGGCAACGACCTGCGGGCCGCGAACCCCTGGTACCCGGAGGTCAGCGCCATCGTAGGTCCTGAGTACCGGTCCAGCGAATATGCGGACCTGCCGGAAGAGATCGCTTCGGGCCGGTTGGACCGGCACCGGCTCGAAAGCGTTCGCCTCGGCGGCGTGCGGCGCATGACCGTCTACACCCCGCACGGCCACGAGGATGCCGGCATGCCCCTCGTGATCGTCCACGACGGCACTGCTTTCCTGCGTTTGGCTGGTCTGCCGAGGGTGCTCGAGGCGCTCCTGGCCCAAGGGAAGGCGCGGCCGGGCCGACTCGCCTTCGTGGAGCCGGCAGACCGGAGCGCGGAGTACGGGTTCAACGAGGAGTATAGAGCCTTCACTCTGGAGGAACTCCTCCCCTTCCTCGAGGCGAGGTACCCGATGCGAGGCGAGCCGCTGCTGATGGGAGCCTCGCTCGGGGGCCTCGTCAGCGCCACGATGGCCCTGCTCCACCCCGAACGGTTCTCCGGGCTGGCTACCTTCTCGGGCGCCTTCCTGGGCACTCCCGGGGATCGCGATTTCTACGGTTCGGATGAGTCGTGGGTGCTCGGGCAGTTGAAAGGCCGGAAGTCGTTGCCACTGCGCTGGTACAGCGAGGTGGGCACGATCGAGTGGCTTACCGACGTGAATCGCGAGGTGCACCGGGAGCTCGCCGGAAAGGCAGCCGATCACGAGTATCGCGAGAGGCATGCCGGCCACAACTGGACGAACTGGCGCAACGGCCTCGGCAACGCGCTGGAGTTCCTCCTGCGGCCGTAG
- a CDS encoding PatB family C-S lyase, with translation MVHPFDALSEEMLRSRPSVKWRHYPEDVLPCWVADMDFQPAEPIRRAIAEYARAGDLGYPPKAGLAGLFDAVRGRLSNRFGIEVGPDDLMMMPGIIPGLYLAVRTLAGRGEGVVIQPPVYPPFMAAVTNSGRKAVYNPMRLGGNGWEFDFDGLERSITPSTRLLMLCNPQNPTGRVFSRAELERLGDIVLRNRLWVVTDELHADLTLDGRFTPFASLGEQVARRTLTLYGPTKAFNIAGLKIGFAFSTNQELMETVRMAATGLVVPGNAVAQAATIAAYGEGDEWLGQTLDYLRSNRQFLIEFVERELPGVSLHAPQGTYLGWLDFREADLGEPAARFLLEKAKVGLNSGSDFGPGDGTPDLEGFARLNFATSRAILTRVLERIGTALTAR, from the coding sequence ATGGTTCATCCCTTCGATGCCCTCAGCGAGGAGATGCTTCGCTCACGCCCCTCGGTGAAGTGGCGTCACTACCCGGAAGACGTGCTCCCCTGCTGGGTAGCGGACATGGACTTCCAACCGGCGGAGCCGATCCGTCGCGCCATCGCGGAATACGCTCGCGCGGGGGACCTCGGCTACCCGCCCAAGGCGGGCCTCGCGGGACTCTTCGACGCCGTCCGCGGCAGGCTCTCGAACCGGTTCGGAATCGAGGTGGGGCCGGACGACCTGATGATGATGCCTGGCATAATCCCGGGGCTCTACCTCGCGGTTCGCACTCTCGCCGGCCGCGGCGAGGGGGTCGTCATCCAGCCGCCGGTCTACCCGCCCTTCATGGCGGCGGTCACGAACAGCGGACGGAAGGCCGTCTACAACCCTATGCGGTTGGGCGGCAACGGCTGGGAGTTCGACTTCGACGGCCTCGAACGTTCGATCACGCCCTCCACCAGGCTGCTCATGCTGTGCAACCCCCAGAACCCGACCGGCCGGGTGTTCAGCCGAGCCGAGCTGGAGCGCCTCGGCGACATCGTGCTGCGCAACCGGCTCTGGGTGGTTACCGATGAACTGCACGCCGACCTCACCCTCGATGGGCGGTTCACACCGTTCGCGTCGCTGGGCGAGCAGGTCGCCCGGAGGACGTTGACCCTCTACGGTCCCACCAAGGCGTTCAACATCGCCGGCCTGAAGATCGGCTTCGCCTTCAGCACCAACCAGGAGCTGATGGAGACGGTAAGGATGGCGGCTACCGGCCTGGTGGTACCGGGGAACGCAGTCGCCCAGGCTGCGACAATCGCCGCCTACGGCGAGGGGGACGAGTGGCTCGGGCAGACCCTCGACTACCTGCGCAGCAACCGGCAGTTCCTGATCGAGTTCGTGGAGCGCGAGCTTCCGGGCGTGTCGCTGCACGCTCCGCAAGGAACCTACCTGGGCTGGCTCGACTTCAGGGAAGCGGATCTCGGTGAGCCCGCGGCCCGGTTCCTGCTGGAGAAGGCGAAGGTAGGGCTCAACTCGGGCAGCGATTTCGGGCCCGGCGATGGCACTCCCGACCTCGAAGGGTTCGCCCGGCTGAACTTCGCCACCTCGCGAGCGATCCTGACCAGGGTGCTGGAGCGGATCGGAACGGCCCTGACCGCCAGATGA
- a CDS encoding class I SAM-dependent rRNA methyltransferase has protein sequence MLRTLNLGKDLEKAVSSGHPWVYRDSLPRHSATTGEWLRVEAGKASAYGLYDEEGAIAVRIFSSEGLPDKRWFAERVEEALELRSDLIGSGTDAYRLVYGEGDGLPGVVVDRYGRYAVAKAYSPGVRSILSPIVKALASAIDLRGVSERSAAGLEPLYGQLPPPELTVEENGLRLLANLYEGQKTGLFLDQRDNRATVRGFAGGRSVLNLFSYNGGFSVSALAGGATSVVSVDMSEPALEDARRTVRLNGFDQARHETVTADVFEYLASGSTDRYGLVVCDPPSLAHAKRSRHAALRAYRKLNRGAFSRVEPGGLLATSSCTAQVSPEEFRRVVAEAAAEAGLRAQIVHEAGQPLDHPVPAHFPEGRYLKFLVLRVLEPA, from the coding sequence ATGCTTAGGACACTCAATCTGGGCAAAGACCTGGAGAAGGCGGTTTCCTCGGGCCATCCCTGGGTCTACCGCGACTCGCTTCCCCGCCACTCCGCAACGACGGGCGAGTGGTTGAGGGTGGAAGCCGGCAAGGCGTCGGCCTACGGCCTCTACGACGAGGAGGGCGCCATAGCCGTGCGCATCTTCAGCAGCGAGGGCCTGCCCGACAAGCGGTGGTTCGCCGAGCGCGTCGAGGAGGCGCTCGAGCTGCGGTCGGATCTGATCGGATCGGGCACCGACGCCTACCGGCTCGTCTACGGCGAAGGTGACGGCCTGCCAGGAGTCGTGGTCGACCGCTACGGCCGCTACGCCGTCGCCAAGGCCTACTCGCCAGGGGTCAGGAGCATCCTCTCCCCCATCGTGAAGGCGCTGGCCTCGGCGATCGACCTGCGCGGTGTGAGCGAGCGGAGCGCGGCCGGCCTGGAACCCCTCTACGGTCAGCTGCCTCCGCCCGAGCTGACGGTCGAGGAGAACGGTCTTCGCCTACTGGCGAACCTGTACGAGGGGCAGAAAACGGGACTCTTCCTCGACCAGCGCGACAACAGGGCTACTGTCCGAGGTTTCGCGGGAGGACGAAGCGTCCTGAACCTCTTCTCCTACAACGGTGGCTTCAGCGTCTCGGCCCTCGCCGGAGGCGCCACCTCCGTCGTCTCGGTCGACATGTCCGAACCGGCGCTCGAGGACGCCAGACGGACGGTGCGACTGAACGGCTTCGACCAAGCCCGCCACGAGACGGTCACGGCCGACGTCTTCGAGTACCTGGCGAGCGGCTCGACCGACCGGTACGGGTTGGTTGTGTGCGACCCTCCTTCTCTGGCGCACGCGAAGCGAAGCCGGCATGCCGCCTTGCGCGCCTACCGCAAGCTGAATCGGGGTGCGTTCTCCAGGGTCGAGCCGGGAGGACTCCTGGCGACCTCGTCGTGCACCGCTCAGGTTTCCCCCGAGGAGTTCCGACGGGTAGTCGCCGAGGCTGCTGCCGAAGCGGGTCTGAGGGCTCAGATCGTCCACGAGGCGGGACAACCTCTCGACCATCCGGTGCCAGCACACTTCCCCGAGGGTCGCTACCTCAAGTTCCTGGTGTTGCGCGTGCTCGAACCTGCCTGA